A genomic stretch from Aminivibrio sp. includes:
- a CDS encoding S8 family serine peptidase: MKRVGSIVALVVLLGLAATAGASQIPGGNDYPEGEVLVLLKVPVSAESVSAAAFRQALSASATNVAASAGAQAVSSTPTIAEVTGKDIVLLRSGEKTTEELLQALEGNPAVLAASPNYRVYAAQTPNDPGYSNLWGMSAIRAPAAWDRSTGSRGVYAAVLDTGIDYNHDDLADNMGRDLNGHLGKDILNNDDDPMDDNGHGTHVAGIIGAVGNNGIGVAGVNWEVSLLAVKVLDDEGLGDIYNLVSGLEYVTDQKRRGLNIRVANMSLGVWLNRSISNDAAAINAMNTACEAVSNRGVILAVASGNEYQDISNPGGILSNPDDLLADYRDKLPYPASFRHSNMITVTAINSSYRRPDFANYSSRYVHLAAPGVGIWSTYHNGEYKEMNGTSMATPYVAGAAALLSAMFPSESAGQIRSRILGNVKRTNNLSDIVSTEGYLDIQAAVANETPSSGGGGGCNTAGEAVPAVALLLFPLGLLMKRKK, translated from the coding sequence ATGAAGAGAGTCGGCAGTATCGTCGCCCTGGTTGTCCTTCTGGGCCTGGCCGCTACGGCGGGTGCCTCGCAGATCCCGGGAGGAAACGACTACCCTGAAGGGGAAGTCCTCGTCCTCCTGAAGGTCCCGGTTTCGGCCGAATCTGTGAGCGCCGCCGCATTCCGCCAAGCCCTTTCCGCTTCTGCGACAAACGTGGCGGCGTCGGCCGGGGCGCAGGCGGTGAGTTCCACCCCAACCATTGCGGAGGTCACAGGAAAGGACATCGTTCTTCTGAGAAGCGGGGAAAAGACCACGGAAGAACTGCTGCAGGCCCTTGAGGGAAATCCTGCAGTGCTTGCGGCGTCGCCCAATTATAGGGTTTACGCCGCTCAAACGCCGAACGATCCAGGCTACAGCAACCTCTGGGGAATGTCCGCCATCCGTGCCCCTGCTGCCTGGGACAGGTCCACAGGCAGCAGGGGCGTGTATGCGGCCGTCCTCGATACGGGAATCGATTACAACCACGACGATCTCGCGGACAATATGGGACGCGACCTGAACGGCCATCTTGGCAAAGATATCCTGAACAATGATGATGACCCCATGGACGACAACGGCCACGGCACCCATGTGGCAGGTATTATAGGTGCCGTTGGGAACAATGGAATCGGGGTCGCCGGCGTCAACTGGGAGGTGAGCCTTCTGGCAGTCAAGGTCCTGGACGATGAGGGGCTCGGAGATATATACAACCTTGTGTCAGGGCTTGAGTACGTGACGGACCAGAAACGCCGGGGACTGAACATCCGGGTCGCCAACATGTCCCTCGGCGTCTGGCTGAACAGATCTATTTCCAACGACGCGGCGGCCATCAACGCCATGAACACCGCATGTGAAGCCGTATCAAACCGGGGAGTGATCCTGGCCGTAGCGTCAGGCAACGAGTATCAGGACATCAGCAATCCGGGCGGTATTCTTTCTAATCCGGACGATCTATTGGCGGACTACAGGGATAAGCTCCCCTACCCCGCCAGTTTCAGACACTCCAACATGATCACCGTGACCGCGATAAATTCTTCCTACAGACGCCCGGATTTCGCAAACTACAGTTCCCGATACGTTCACCTTGCGGCGCCCGGAGTCGGCATCTGGAGCACGTACCACAACGGAGAATACAAAGAAATGAACGGCACGTCTATGGCAACACCCTACGTCGCCGGTGCTGCGGCATTGCTTTCCGCCATGTTTCCGTCAGAATCGGCCGGCCAGATCCGGAGCAGAATCCTCGGAAACGTGAAACGGACAAACAATCTCTCGGATATTGTCTCCACAGAGGGGTATCTCGACATCCAGGCTGCCGTTGCAAACGAAACCCCCAGCAGCGGAGGCGGCGGCGGATGCAACACGGCAGGCGAGGCAGTTCCTGCAGTAGCGCTTCTCCTTTTCCCTCTCGGCCTGCTGATGAAAAGGAAGAAGTAA
- a CDS encoding protease inhibitor I42 family protein, whose translation MRFWVLFCLVFLMFFTGVSGHTPALGADEALLRGVVYDEGQKGLPGVAISVWDGRLSYKAVTDFDGNFTIRGLLPGKPFAIRWTPRGGNSVKVDAITFPLEGDLLLSMDYGSVGRGNVYTVRLTSNPSTGYGWTVLHQGVAVVRLKENTFHGEGDSFSERASTRGPGTELWKYEGIAKGKTALIFGYRRPWEKDTTPSRYHVLAMTVR comes from the coding sequence ATGCGTTTTTGGGTTCTTTTCTGCCTGGTTTTTTTAATGTTTTTTACCGGTGTTTCCGGGCATACTCCTGCACTTGGGGCTGACGAGGCCCTGCTTCGGGGAGTCGTATACGACGAAGGGCAGAAAGGACTGCCCGGCGTCGCGATTTCCGTGTGGGACGGAAGACTGTCCTACAAGGCCGTTACTGATTTCGACGGGAATTTTACCATTCGGGGACTTCTTCCCGGAAAGCCCTTCGCCATCCGGTGGACCCCCCGGGGCGGCAATTCCGTGAAGGTGGACGCCATTACCTTTCCGCTGGAGGGAGACCTCCTCCTCTCCATGGATTACGGTTCGGTGGGCAGGGGAAATGTCTACACCGTGCGCCTCACGTCCAATCCCTCCACGGGGTACGGCTGGACGGTGCTTCACCAGGGGGTTGCCGTGGTGCGGCTGAAGGAAAATACCTTCCACGGAGAAGGGGACTCCTTCTCCGAGAGGGCCTCGACCAGAGGGCCCGGCACGGAGCTGTGGAAGTACGAGGGCATCGCCAAAGGGAAAACGGCCCTCATTTTCGGCTACCGTCGTCCGTGGGAAAAGGACACCACGCCGTCTCGGTACCATGTTCTTGCCATGACGGTGAGATAG